The region CCAGCGTCATCCACCGGATCAGCACCGCCCTCTATGGGTTCGGAACGATCCCGATCGTGCTCGGCGACATCCGCCCCGACTACATCGGCATGATCCGCGCGTTCGGCGGGCAGGTCATCACCATCGGCGACGGCGAGCACTACCTCAACATCCTCGACCCCGGCGACCTGCCCGACGCGATCCAGCTCCTCGAGGACGCCGCCCGCGCCGCCAACGTCGCCGGCGACGTACAGAAGGCCGCCGACCTGCTCCAGGCCGCCGAGGGGCGTCTGGCGTCCTATCAGGCACAGCGACTCTCGCTGGTGGTGATGGTCGTCGAGCTCTCCCGCCGCGAGCGGTTGCAGACCGTGGAACGCAACATCATCGCCGCAGCACTGTCCCACCTGGACGAGACGGTCACCGGTCGGGTGCCGGTGCTCGCGGATCTGCTCGAGGTGGTGCAGAACCCGCCGCAGGCGGTCCGGACTGTCAGCGTCGACCGGGGTGATGACGACCGGTACCGGAACAAGACCGAGCAGCTCGAGGAGGACCTGATCGCTCTCACCCAGGGGGTGGGCCTCGGGGCTGCGTTCTCGAAGCCGACGAGTGAGCCGATGCGGCGGGATCGGCCGGTGGTGTTCGATCTGTCCGCGATCAACGAGGACGATAAGGCGCTCCTGGCGGCGGCGATGCTCGCCTGCTGGTCGGTCGGGATGATGACCACGAAGCTCAATTCCGTGCTCGCCGACCACGGGCTCGCGCCGCGGCGGCACTACTTCATCGTCCTCGACGAGCTGCACCGCGCCCTCCAGGCGGGATCGGGGGTTATCGACCACCTGGTGCTCCTGACCCGTCTGAACCGGTCCCGCGACTCCGGACAGGTGATGGCCACACACACGATGGCGGACCTTGAAGCGGTTCCGGACGAGCACGACCGGGAACGGGCCCGCGAGCTCGTCGCGCACTCCCAGATCAAGGTGTTCGGCGGGCTGCCTCCGGTGGAGGTGAAGGAACGCCTCACCCGGATCACGGAGATCACCGGCCGCGAGGCGGACCTGATCGGGTCCTGGTCCGACCCGGGGGTGCTCGATGAGCGCACCGGCGAGGCCATCCCGCCCGGCCGCGGGAAGTTCCTCATCAAGGNACTCGGCGACCCCACCACCAGCCCCGACCTGCAGGAGGACCCCGATGACGACTGGGAGTAACCGCCTCGCCGGCGTCAGCGCCGTGGCAATCGCCGCGGCCCTGGCCTTGACCGGATGCGTCGCCAGCGACGCGCAGACCGGGGTCGCGCCGTCGACGTCGGCCGGGTCGACGCCGACCCCCGGCTCACCTGGTGCATCCACCTCGGCGGGGGAGGGGTCTCCGGCGCCGACGGCGGCGCAAGACGACGACACGACCGTCAGCGGGGATGCGCTGTCGCAGGCGCAGACCGCGGCCGCGCAGGCCGCCGTCGACACCGTCGCGATCTTCGCCCGCAAGGACCTGCCCTACGACGCCTGGTGGCAGCTGCTCGCCCCGCATCTGACCGAGCAGGCGCAGCAGGCCTACCAGTACACCGACCCAGCGAACGTCCCGATCCATGCCGTCACCGGGAATCCCGCGCCGCTGGAGGAGACATGGACCAACAACGGCCGGATCAGCGTGCCGACCGACGCCGGCGTGTATGAGGTTCGGCTGTTCCGCGTCGACACCGCCTCGGGCTGGCTGGTGTGGGACATCGTGCCCCCGGACCGACAGAACAACGGATAGAGGACAGGGCTCGTGAAGGCGTTTGGTGGGGTCGCGGCCGCGGTGGTGGCGATGCTCGTTCTGGTGCTCACGATCGGCGTGATGGGCGGCAGCCAGACCGCGGCCGCCTGCGGCCAGGGCGGTAGCAGCACCGTCACCCTCTCGCCCGGTCTCACCGTGGAGGGGTTCACCGCCGAGCAGCTGGGCAACGCCGCCACGATCATGAACGTCGCCGCCCAGCGACAGCTCCCGACCCAGGCGCAGCTGATCGGGGTGATGACCGCGATGGGCGAGTCCTCGCTGGTCAACATCGACTACGGCGACGGGGCCATCAACCCGGACGGGTCCGTGGCGGACTCGATCGGGCTGTTCCAGCAGCAGTCCTCGTGGGGCACGGTCGAGCAGCGGATGGATCCCGCCACGGCGGCGGGGCTGTTCTACGACCGGCTCGTGAACGTGCCCGACTGGTCGACCCTGCCGCCCTCCCGCGCTGCGCACGCGGTGCAGCGCAACGCCGACCCGGACCACTACACGAAGTACGTCGACGGAGCTCAGCGCATCGTTGACGCCCTCACGGGCGCCGTCTCGGCTTCCGGTGCGGGGTCCGCGCCGTCTGGCGCCACGGCGCCCACTGGTGCTCCGGCGGGTGCGGGCGGGTGCGCGGTCAGCGGTGACGCGGTCGCGTTGGCGCAGGAGCTCGTGGCCGCCGTCGACGCCGGGAAGCTCGTCGGGTCGACACCGGATCACATCAAGGAGATCCGGTGGATCGCCGAGGGGCAGACCGTCCCCGACTGCGGGGTGGACGTGCGGATCCTGCAGATCATTGTGATCGCTGTCCGCTCGTTCGACAACGTCGGAGTCTCGGACATCAACCGCAAGTGCACCGGCCAGATCGAAGGGGCAGGCACCGCGTCCAGCCACTACATCAACGATGGCGGCCACGCTGTCGACTTCTACCGCCTCAACGGGCACTCCCTCACCGGCGCCGATGACGACTCAATCAAGCTCATCCAGATCCTCGACCCGATCGTCCCCACCGGCACCAACGTGGGCCAGTCCTCCTGCCGGGCCGCGGCGGGGATCTCGCTCGAGCTGGTGCACCTGCAGCCGTTCGACGACACCTGCAACCACTTCCACATCGACGTCGGCCACACCGACGGATCCCTCACCCCCGGAGGTCTGCTGTCATGACCGACCGCATCACCGTCTACACCAAGCCCGCCTGCGTGCAGTGCAAAGCCACCGAAACCGCCCTCGACCGCGCCGGCATCCCCTACGACCCGGTCGATCTGTCCACGAACGCGGCCGCGCTGGAGTACGTGACCGAGGATCTCGGCTACCTCGCCGCGCCCGTCGTGGTCGTCGACGAGCACGACCACTGGTCCGGGTTCCGACCCGACCACATAGCCCGCATCGCCGCCCTGGCGACCGCGGCCCGGGATGCGTCATAGCCCGCGACCATCCCACCCCAATCCACACGAGCAAAGGAGCAGCACATGTCCACACCGCGCACCATCACCGGCAACCTCGCCGCCGACGTCGAGACCGTCCAGGCCGGCAACGTCCAGATCACCAAGTTCCGGGTGATCGAGAACACCGGCGAATACCGGGCCGGGAAGTACGTGGAGCACCCCAACCCGACCACGCACTTCGTGGAAGCGAAGTTCGAGCTCGGCGAGAACGCCGCCGCCACTCTCCACAAGGGAGACGCGGTGATCGTCGTCGGCCGGGAGCACACCGTCTCCTGGGGGCCCGAGGACAACAAGAGCTACGGACGGGTCATCGACGCCGACAACATCGGCGTCAACCTCGCCCGCCAGGTCGCCACCATCACCCGAGTCACCCGCACCGAGGAGTAACCCGTGAGCATCCCCGTCCCCTCCTTCCCCGTCATCCGCTCCACCCTCCGCGACGACGCCACCGGTGAGCTCGTCGTCAACGACACCTCCTACCCGATCGCAGGCGACACGATCAACCGCACACGGACGGGCGTGATCGCCTACACCGCCTCCCGGGCCCGAGAGCTCGGCCGGCCCGTGCGGTTGCGGGCGACCGAGCCCGGCGGCGGCACCTTCGACGTCGCCGTGAGCGGTGACGGCTACGTGCAGACGCTCAACCCTGACCAGAGCGTCGACGAGCCCCGGCCCGGGCAGACCCGCCTGGTCGAGCAGGGCAAGTGCCGGACCTGCGGAGGGGAGACGGACGTGAGCGAGAACTACTGCGCGTTCTGCGGAACCAAGGATCCGCTGTCCGCGATCGTCACCCCGGGAGAGCACGCATGAACGCCCCCAGCAGGTTCAGCCGCCACAACCCGGAACCGGCCGAGAACCCTTACCTGACCAAGCCCGAGCAGGCACCCGTGGTCGATCCCGGCCGGCAGGTACGGGCATCCAGGGTGTCGGGGCCGCAGCCGTTCGTGACGGTCCCCGACCTGGTCGACGCGCTCCCCGCGCGGGCTGTGCGCGCGCAGGCGTCGCTGTGGGTGGTCGGGGTGCACGGCGGTGCCGGTGTCGACACTCTCACCCGGCTCGGCACCGGGTGGGCCGGCATCTGCCGTGCATGGCCGGCCTACCCCGACGGCGCTCTCGTCGACGTCGTCCTGGCCGCGCGCACCCACTACGCGGGCCTGCGCGCAGCCCAGAACGCGGCACGCCAGTGGGCGGCCGGTCAGGTCCCGCACGTGCGCCTGCACGGCCTGGTCCTCACCGCCGACGCCCCCGGCAAGCTCCCCAAGCCGCTCGCCGAGCTCGCCCACCGCATCGGCGGGGGAGTGCCTCGGGTGTGGGTCATGCCGTGGGACGAGAACACCCGCCGCAAGGGACAGGCGCCCGCCGCTGCCGCCTACGCGGAGTTCGCGGCGGACCTCAACACGATCCTTGAAGGAGGACCCCAGCGATGAGTGAACCGAACCGCCGCAGCCAACCGGGCAGCGGCCGAGACCAGCTGATCCTCTTCGCTCTCGGCATCGGGGGCGTCCTGGTGCTCGTCGGGGTCTACCTGGCCTTCCGGGTGGGCTCGGAATGGGACGGCGTCAACGCCGACACCCGCGAGAACCCCGTCAAAGCGTTCTTCGGCATCGGCAGCGGATCCGTCCTCTGGCCAGGCTCCGCAACGCTGCTCCTGATCGGCGCCGCCGTCCTCCTCATCGCCGCGGCGGTGCTCATCAGCATCCCCGTGCGACGTGCCTCGAAGAAGCGCACCCGCGTCGACCGGTTCTCCCGGTACATGGGTCAGGGCTCGGCCCTCGCCGCGTACACAGACGCCCGAGCGCTGCGGGCGAAGGCGGAGAAGTTCGGCGGGACCTGGACCGGAGTGTCCGTGGGTCGCACGGTTGTCGGGAACCGTGAGTTCGTCTCCGGCCTCGAAGAGGTCTACATGGAGATCGCGGGGCCGCGGACCG is a window of Cnuibacter physcomitrellae DNA encoding:
- the nrdH gene encoding glutaredoxin-like protein NrdH; translated protein: MTDRITVYTKPACVQCKATETALDRAGIPYDPVDLSTNAAALEYVTEDLGYLAAPVVVVDEHDHWSGFRPDHIARIAALATAARDAS
- a CDS encoding single-stranded DNA-binding protein, with protein sequence MSTPRTITGNLAADVETVQAGNVQITKFRVIENTGEYRAGKYVEHPNPTTHFVEAKFELGENAAATLHKGDAVIVVGREHTVSWGPEDNKSYGRVIDADNIGVNLARQVATITRVTRTEE
- a CDS encoding DUF6668 family protein, with amino-acid sequence MNAPSRFSRHNPEPAENPYLTKPEQAPVVDPGRQVRASRVSGPQPFVTVPDLVDALPARAVRAQASLWVVGVHGGAGVDTLTRLGTGWAGICRAWPAYPDGALVDVVLAARTHYAGLRAAQNAARQWAAGQVPHVRLHGLVLTADAPGKLPKPLAELAHRIGGGVPRVWVMPWDENTRRKGQAPAAAAYAEFAADLNTILEGGPQR